One region of Micromonospora ureilytica genomic DNA includes:
- a CDS encoding FtsK/SpoIIIE domain-containing protein, protein MDLTDTIELPPQPDAPQTVPVGAGLSIFDPVFLGIDEFGHPAYLPMIYRNILIGGEPGAGKSSLLNTIVGHAALCPDVRLCLLDGKQVELGLWKDAADVFVGPDIDHAIRTLRRVQTVMDNRYAFLLSHRRRKIGPNDLFGQILVACDEIAYFSATAGDKKDQDLFAALLRDIVARGRAVGIIVAAATQRPSSDIIPPSLRDLFAWRFAGRCTNDVSSDIVLGHGWYARGFSSNSIDPNNQGEGYLIAEGGIPNRVKAAYMTDADIIRVADYATWTRRRSGLVAPADLRTAA, encoded by the coding sequence ATGGATCTCACGGACACCATCGAACTGCCCCCGCAGCCAGACGCGCCGCAGACGGTGCCGGTCGGCGCGGGCCTGTCCATCTTCGACCCGGTCTTCCTCGGCATTGACGAGTTCGGCCACCCGGCCTACCTGCCGATGATCTACCGCAACATCCTCATCGGCGGTGAACCCGGCGCGGGCAAGTCCAGCCTGTTGAACACCATCGTCGGGCACGCGGCCCTGTGCCCGGACGTTCGGCTGTGCCTGCTGGATGGCAAGCAGGTCGAGCTGGGTTTGTGGAAGGACGCCGCCGACGTGTTCGTCGGCCCCGACATCGACCACGCCATCCGCACCCTGCGCCGCGTCCAGACGGTGATGGACAACCGGTATGCGTTCCTGCTGTCGCACCGCCGCCGGAAGATCGGCCCGAACGACCTGTTCGGTCAGATCCTCGTGGCCTGCGACGAGATCGCGTACTTCTCCGCCACCGCCGGAGACAAGAAAGACCAGGACCTGTTCGCCGCGCTGCTGCGCGACATCGTCGCCCGGGGCCGCGCCGTCGGCATCATCGTCGCCGCCGCGACTCAACGCCCGTCCTCAGACATCATCCCGCCGTCACTGCGGGACCTGTTCGCGTGGCGCTTCGCCGGCCGCTGCACCAACGACGTGTCCTCCGACATCGTGCTCGGACACGGCTGGTACGCCCGCGGCTTCTCCTCCAACAGCATCGACCCGAACAACCAGGGCGAGGGCTACCTCATCGCCGAAGGCGGCATCCCCAACCGCGTGAAAGCCGCCTACATGACCGACGCCGACATCATCCGCGTCGCCGACTACGCCACCTGGACCCGCCGCCGCTCC